A genomic segment from Lignipirellula cremea encodes:
- a CDS encoding general secretion pathway protein GspD yields the protein MKPRIAICIALALVLSAAPAWAGQPLGSNPGVTPASPARDRRHEEQRLLAQARQALQVGDLATARRNAALAELLNVPVDQATAAFEDSPAKLRAEIARVESRPPAPGGAFNPGNTYPPQAAPPGGSFNPGGNTYAANPAQGYPPSQPEPAYGGESPRMFPSTEGNAPGNLRPGGQTPGSYSPAPTAPQNLSPEMQQRRDQALRFSAQARLAMDQGDFILADRLVKQALSLQVPGELFGPDSHPELLAIQIERELSRRSVIRAGFDQGNPNGSQVTPGVYRPENDPTRVVPAAGEGGPRPLPGFGQPNQADALRAMQAGMKAMQSGDRETALKHYTEAWKNAHQLDPLTRQSLQEQLNALQASASSDRVQSSAPMNLQRAASEQEVLRQQLFRKIGQERAAAQEMREKRPREGLARLQKVREEVAQANLEPADQKNMLYAIDRTITEMETYISRNKPQIEQDEHARDVMSNVEADRMHRVERQNKLAELVERFNQLMREERYAEAVVIAKQARELDPQAAVVENMVWQSTFAYRIASQMSIRESNEENFFMTLQSVEASAIPFDDRNPYSLGDARRWEDLTKRRLDALKRESTRYSPAELKIQRSLSNMVDVDFTNRPLGEVAAMLGEIGQVNIYLDPQGLAAEGVTTATPVTINLRQPVSLESALNLILQPLQLSFVIQNEVLRITSEQTRKTDVHPVVYYVADLVVPIPNFTPSYNMGVPSALQAAYQTAGFNQAQTLGGGGSVPLTIASQQAPTNTSASVLAQMSSGGGLSFRGQPTQQLGPGPGGMGGGPQADFDSLIELITSTISPDSWDEVGGPGSLQGFDTNLSLVVSQTQEVHEAIADLLEQLRRLQDLQVTIEVRFITLNDNFFERIGIDFDFDIDDNNTIQPSTLDDNGPSISFGLGPDGQPTADLDLQFTQGGFSTAVPQFGGFDAATAANVGFAILSDIEVFFLLQASQGDQRSNVMQAPKVTLFNGQQANISDTSQTPFVTSVVPVVGDFAAAHQPVVMVLSEGMSLSVQAVVSNDKRFVRLTLVPFFSSIGDVQEFTFTGKTSTSTGEAVIGSDGNVLTRDGVTVTTEGTTVQLPQFNFTTVTTTVSVPDGGTVLMGGIKRLSEGRNESGVPLLSKLPYINRLFKNVGIGRTTQSLMMMVTPRIIIQEEEEERTVGRPLTNP from the coding sequence TTGAAACCACGGATTGCGATTTGTATTGCTCTTGCGCTGGTGCTGTCCGCAGCACCAGCCTGGGCGGGCCAGCCACTTGGTTCCAACCCCGGCGTGACGCCGGCAAGTCCCGCAAGGGATCGCCGCCACGAGGAGCAACGGCTACTGGCCCAGGCGCGTCAAGCGTTACAGGTAGGCGATCTGGCGACAGCTCGCCGGAATGCCGCGCTGGCGGAGCTGCTCAACGTGCCTGTCGATCAAGCGACGGCTGCCTTTGAAGACAGCCCGGCGAAGCTGCGGGCGGAAATCGCTCGCGTCGAGTCGCGGCCGCCGGCTCCCGGCGGGGCCTTTAACCCGGGGAACACTTATCCCCCGCAGGCGGCTCCCCCAGGCGGATCCTTCAATCCCGGTGGGAACACGTATGCCGCCAATCCGGCGCAGGGATATCCTCCCTCGCAACCGGAACCGGCTTATGGCGGGGAATCTCCGCGAATGTTCCCTTCAACCGAAGGCAACGCGCCCGGCAACCTGCGTCCCGGCGGACAAACGCCTGGCAGTTACAGCCCGGCCCCGACCGCTCCGCAAAATCTGTCTCCCGAAATGCAACAGCGCCGCGACCAGGCCCTGCGGTTTTCCGCCCAGGCCCGTCTGGCGATGGACCAGGGCGACTTCATCTTGGCCGACCGCCTGGTGAAACAGGCTCTCTCCCTGCAGGTGCCGGGCGAGCTGTTCGGCCCCGACAGCCATCCTGAACTGTTAGCGATCCAGATCGAACGGGAATTGTCCCGACGATCGGTCATTCGCGCTGGTTTCGACCAGGGGAACCCCAACGGCTCCCAGGTAACTCCCGGCGTTTATCGTCCTGAAAACGACCCGACCCGCGTGGTTCCGGCCGCTGGCGAAGGGGGCCCTCGTCCCTTGCCTGGCTTTGGACAACCGAATCAGGCCGACGCCTTGCGTGCCATGCAAGCCGGCATGAAAGCGATGCAGAGCGGGGACCGCGAAACAGCCCTCAAGCATTACACCGAAGCCTGGAAGAACGCCCATCAGCTGGATCCGTTGACTCGCCAGAGTCTGCAGGAACAACTCAACGCTTTGCAGGCCTCGGCCAGCAGCGACCGGGTGCAGAGCAGTGCTCCCATGAACCTGCAGCGGGCCGCTTCCGAGCAAGAGGTTCTGCGTCAGCAGCTGTTCCGCAAGATTGGACAGGAACGCGCAGCCGCCCAGGAAATGCGGGAGAAACGTCCCCGTGAAGGCCTGGCCCGTCTGCAGAAAGTCCGCGAAGAGGTCGCCCAGGCGAACCTCGAGCCTGCCGACCAGAAAAACATGCTGTACGCGATTGATCGTACGATTACCGAAATGGAAACGTACATTAGCCGCAACAAACCGCAGATTGAACAGGACGAACATGCTCGCGACGTGATGTCGAATGTCGAAGCCGACCGCATGCACCGGGTCGAACGGCAGAACAAGCTGGCCGAACTGGTCGAGCGGTTCAACCAGTTGATGCGTGAAGAACGCTACGCCGAGGCCGTCGTCATCGCCAAGCAGGCTCGCGAACTCGATCCGCAAGCCGCCGTGGTGGAAAACATGGTCTGGCAGTCAACCTTCGCCTACCGCATCGCCTCGCAAATGTCGATTCGCGAATCAAACGAAGAGAACTTCTTCATGACCCTGCAGTCGGTCGAAGCCTCTGCCATTCCGTTCGACGACCGGAACCCCTACTCGCTGGGCGACGCCCGCCGCTGGGAAGACCTGACCAAACGGCGTCTCGACGCCTTGAAGCGGGAGTCCACCCGGTACTCGCCGGCGGAACTGAAGATCCAACGCTCCCTGTCGAATATGGTCGACGTCGACTTCACCAATCGCCCGCTGGGCGAGGTGGCCGCGATGCTCGGCGAAATCGGCCAGGTGAACATTTACCTGGACCCGCAAGGTCTGGCGGCCGAGGGCGTTACCACCGCCACGCCGGTCACCATCAACCTGCGGCAGCCGGTCTCCCTGGAGAGCGCCCTGAACCTGATCCTGCAGCCTCTGCAGCTGAGCTTTGTGATTCAGAACGAAGTGCTCCGCATCACCAGCGAGCAGACGCGCAAAACCGACGTCCACCCGGTCGTCTACTATGTGGCCGACCTGGTCGTGCCGATTCCGAACTTTACCCCCAGCTATAACATGGGCGTGCCTTCCGCATTGCAGGCGGCCTATCAAACGGCCGGCTTCAACCAGGCCCAGACGCTGGGCGGCGGCGGTTCGGTTCCGTTGACCATCGCCAGCCAGCAGGCTCCGACGAACACCAGCGCCTCGGTGCTGGCCCAGATGAGCTCGGGCGGCGGCCTGTCGTTCCGCGGTCAACCGACCCAGCAACTGGGGCCTGGCCCCGGCGGCATGGGCGGCGGTCCCCAGGCGGACTTCGATTCGCTGATTGAACTGATCACCAGCACGATTTCTCCCGACAGCTGGGACGAAGTCGGCGGCCCGGGCTCGCTCCAGGGTTTTGACACCAACCTGAGCCTGGTCGTCAGCCAGACGCAGGAAGTCCACGAAGCCATCGCAGATCTCCTGGAACAACTCCGACGCCTGCAGGATCTGCAGGTGACGATCGAAGTTCGCTTTATCACGCTCAACGACAACTTCTTTGAGCGAATCGGCATCGACTTTGACTTTGACATTGACGACAACAACACCATTCAGCCCAGCACCCTCGACGACAACGGCCCCAGCATCAGCTTTGGTCTCGGTCCCGACGGTCAGCCGACGGCCGACCTGGACCTGCAGTTTACGCAGGGCGGGTTCTCCACGGCGGTGCCACAGTTTGGCGGGTTTGATGCGGCCACCGCGGCCAACGTCGGCTTTGCCATCCTCAGCGATATCGAAGTGTTCTTCCTGCTCCAGGCTTCGCAGGGCGACCAGCGAAGCAACGTGATGCAGGCGCCGAAGGTGACCTTGTTCAACGGTCAGCAGGCGAACATCTCGGATACCTCGCAGACGCCCTTTGTGACCAGCGTGGTGCCGGTTGTCGGTGACTTTGCCGCGGCCCACCAGCCTGTCGTGATGGTGCTTAGCGAAGGCATGTCGCTCAGTGTGCAGGCGGTCGTCAGTAACGACAAACGCTTTGTCCGCCTCACCCTGGTGCCGTTCTTCAGCTCCATCGGCGATGTGCAGGAGTTTACCTTTACCGGCAAGACTTCGACCTCTACCGGCGAAGCGGTCATCGGTTCCGATGGGAACGTACTGACCCGCGACGGCGTGACGGTGACTACCGAAGGCACCACGGTGCAGCTGCCGCAGTTTAACTTTACCACGGTTACCACCACGGTCAGCGTACCCGACGGCGGTACGGTGCTGATGGGCGGTATCAAGCGACTGAGCGAAGGCCGGAACGAAAGCGGCGTGCCGCTGCTCTCCAAGCTGCCTTACATTAACCGACTGTTCAAGAACGTCGGTATCGGCCGCACCACGCAAAGTTTAATGATGATGGTTACCCCCCGCATTATCATTCAGGAAGAAGAAGAAGAACGCACCGTCGGTCGCCCGCTGACAAATCCGTAA
- a CDS encoding DUF1549 domain-containing protein: protein MADVTYRSWIAPAALLLVWAGSMAGAAELHQRIDTMIAQGVEKTALAGPADDGMFVRRVFLDLAGRIPTATEVDAFLADQSPSKRSQLIDRLLASDDFPQRMKDLFNSMLMERRGENPEWDKFLSESFAANKPWDQLVREILDPDSESEAIRGAAFFHTVRLAKVGQQDTDYPGLTRDVGRLFLGRDLQCAQCHNHLFIDDYKQLDFQGLFTVYQNTFIRTDVTFPAIGENLLTEKQEFMSVFEQIAMTTGPRVPDRPEVEIPQFEKGEEYLLPPDRKTRFKGVPKFSPMEAVALELATPDNRAFVDNIVNRLWFVMMGRGLVMPLDQHHVANPPSHPELLKLLGDEFIAHQCDVKWLLRELALSQTYQRSSVAPDPAAAPAPETFAVSIEKRISPEQLMASVAIAAGPRERQEKIASDEEQAAAYRKAFINAFANTPAEPEVEFAPSLKSALFVLNDTIVLDRLAPQPGNLVDRLNKIQEPAALAEELYVSILSRQPTEEETAGVAAFLAEQKDRQEAVINMAWALIACTEFCLNH from the coding sequence ATGGCGGACGTGACTTATCGCTCGTGGATCGCCCCGGCGGCGCTTCTGTTGGTCTGGGCGGGCAGCATGGCGGGAGCCGCCGAGTTGCATCAGCGTATCGATACGATGATCGCCCAGGGCGTCGAGAAAACGGCGCTGGCAGGACCCGCCGACGACGGCATGTTTGTGCGTCGCGTCTTTCTCGACCTGGCAGGCCGGATCCCGACCGCCACCGAGGTCGATGCGTTTCTGGCCGATCAATCCCCCAGCAAACGCAGCCAGCTGATCGACCGCCTGCTGGCGAGCGACGATTTCCCGCAGCGTATGAAAGACCTGTTCAACTCCATGCTGATGGAGCGTCGCGGCGAGAATCCAGAGTGGGACAAATTCCTGTCGGAATCGTTCGCCGCCAACAAACCCTGGGATCAACTCGTTCGCGAGATTCTCGACCCCGACTCCGAAAGCGAAGCGATCCGCGGTGCGGCCTTTTTCCACACCGTTCGCCTGGCGAAGGTCGGCCAGCAGGACACGGATTACCCTGGTCTCACCCGCGATGTAGGCCGCCTGTTCCTGGGCCGCGATCTGCAGTGCGCGCAGTGCCACAACCACCTGTTCATTGACGACTATAAACAGCTCGACTTCCAGGGACTGTTCACCGTCTATCAGAATACGTTCATCCGCACCGACGTTACCTTCCCGGCTATTGGCGAGAACCTGCTGACCGAAAAACAGGAGTTCATGTCGGTCTTTGAACAGATCGCCATGACGACTGGCCCTCGCGTGCCCGACCGGCCTGAAGTAGAGATTCCCCAGTTTGAAAAAGGGGAAGAATATCTGCTGCCGCCTGACCGGAAGACCCGTTTCAAAGGCGTTCCCAAATTCAGCCCGATGGAAGCGGTCGCCCTGGAACTGGCGACGCCCGACAACCGGGCCTTTGTCGACAATATCGTCAATCGCTTGTGGTTCGTGATGATGGGCCGCGGCCTGGTCATGCCGCTGGACCAGCATCATGTGGCCAATCCGCCTTCGCACCCGGAACTGTTGAAACTGCTTGGCGACGAATTCATCGCGCACCAGTGCGACGTCAAATGGCTGCTGCGGGAACTGGCCCTGAGCCAGACCTACCAGCGGAGCAGCGTGGCCCCTGATCCGGCCGCCGCACCGGCGCCGGAAACGTTCGCCGTCAGCATTGAGAAGCGAATCTCGCCCGAGCAACTCATGGCCAGCGTGGCGATCGCCGCCGGACCGCGGGAGCGTCAGGAGAAAATCGCCAGCGACGAAGAGCAGGCCGCCGCCTACCGGAAGGCGTTCATCAACGCGTTCGCCAACACGCCGGCCGAGCCCGAAGTGGAGTTCGCCCCTTCGCTGAAATCGGCCCTGTTTGTACTGAACGATACCATCGTACTGGATCGCCTGGCTCCCCAGCCAGGGAACCTGGTCGACCGGCTGAACAAGATCCAAGAACCAGCCGCCCTGGCGGAAGAATTGTACGTGAGCATCCTCAGTCGCCAGCCGACCGAGGAAGAAACGGCCGGAGTCGCCGCCTTCCTGGCAGAACAAAAAGACCGCCAGGAAGCCGTCATCAACATGGCCTGGGCCCTCATCGCCTGCACCGAGTTCTGCTTGAACCACTAG
- a CDS encoding alpha/beta fold hydrolase, whose translation MAEKWLVLIDCLVDWLCGRSHDGSVGGLACGGEQGVIGRKVRGMRLTMCNDANSCRNTRPTWSFSGPGVWGFFGVLVMWLGSTAASAQEVSPLAELLTPLPIPAQVAAEEGHVKVAGASLWYWDTGGEGPAVVLVHPGTGSGLIWGYQQPVFAKAGYRVIGYSRKNYRHSMITEPADLRSDMEDLHGLNQSLGLGKFHAIGSAAGGGIVMQYAAAHPEKLLSMTIACSLGSVHDPAYRKASAALRPASFNNLPAEVRELGPCYRAADPEGVKRWAELERKSRSDDRYRVGPPAPGEVTWEKLNAIGIPTLLLGGDADMYTPPPMLEYFHKRLPGSRMAIIQGAGHSAYWEQPQIFNRTVLDFLGDPSPKRTTGD comes from the coding sequence GTGGCTGAAAAATGGCTCGTCCTGATTGATTGCCTGGTAGACTGGCTGTGTGGGCGGTCGCATGATGGATCGGTGGGCGGATTGGCCTGTGGCGGCGAGCAGGGGGTGATCGGAAGGAAGGTGAGGGGGATGAGATTGACGATGTGCAACGATGCGAATTCTTGCCGTAACACCAGGCCGACTTGGAGTTTCAGTGGGCCAGGTGTTTGGGGCTTTTTCGGCGTTCTTGTGATGTGGCTGGGGTCGACGGCGGCGTCGGCGCAGGAGGTATCTCCGCTTGCGGAATTGTTGACGCCTTTGCCGATTCCCGCGCAGGTTGCCGCCGAAGAGGGGCATGTGAAAGTCGCCGGAGCGAGCCTCTGGTACTGGGACACCGGCGGCGAGGGGCCAGCGGTCGTGCTGGTGCATCCGGGCACAGGGAGCGGCCTCATCTGGGGTTATCAGCAACCTGTCTTTGCGAAGGCTGGCTATCGTGTCATTGGCTATTCACGGAAAAACTACCGTCATTCCATGATCACCGAGCCGGCGGATCTCCGTTCCGATATGGAGGATCTTCACGGGTTAAATCAGTCGCTGGGACTCGGCAAGTTCCATGCGATCGGGTCGGCGGCAGGCGGCGGAATTGTGATGCAGTACGCGGCGGCTCATCCGGAAAAACTGTTGAGCATGACGATCGCCTGTAGTCTTGGAAGCGTTCATGATCCGGCTTACCGCAAGGCGAGTGCGGCCCTTCGTCCGGCTAGTTTCAACAACCTCCCTGCCGAGGTCCGAGAACTGGGGCCCTGTTATCGGGCGGCCGACCCGGAAGGCGTAAAACGCTGGGCCGAACTGGAGCGGAAATCACGCTCGGACGATCGGTATAGAGTCGGACCGCCTGCGCCTGGGGAAGTGACCTGGGAGAAGCTGAACGCGATCGGGATTCCGACCCTCCTGTTAGGCGGTGACGCGGATATGTATACGCCGCCGCCGATGCTGGAGTACTTCCACAAACGTCTGCCGGGGAGCCGCATGGCAATTATCCAGGGTGCGGGCCATTCGGCCTACTGGGAGCAACCCCAGATTTTCAATCGCACCGTTTTAGACTTTCTAGGCGACCCTTCTCCCAAGCGAACAACCGGAGACTAG
- a CDS encoding DUF11 domain-containing protein, whose product MSKSKKRFYTRIAIVAVVLSLGTVALIQSIRSGSTATDNQSESQPRTEADQPPAGELGKQQAADNTAVVRANNDDDPSAPPTLPPAATAAALAASPPPSQYGGSFASQAGYDSPAQGPGAFQQVAHEEPIGSGLRPTEATNSFQPTPAGHDEPADPSAPPSAYAPASAEPGQFSPPPSAYDPRALLSPADQPTPNEPTPAQESNPGDYTPPSAQPNTALPNTALPADANPYAAPQNAYAAPQEADAPGYPDESYPSSGNPANTQSAPGTQPEFGGFQQPAAYPAESPSESTYAAIAAGAGAPASLPPSTLSQAPLQPAASGATGNGSPGPQDLEGVQTPALSIIKSAPPEIQVNKPATFTIRVQNTGRVPAQDVTVRDQIPAGVRYLDSTPQSARDAQGALVWKLGTIEPGEESSITLRVLPLAEGEIGSTADVTFAAQATMRTICTKPMLTVKQSAPRQVLIGQEAAFSIVISNPGTGSATGIILEEDVPEQFNHPAGRELEHTIGELKPGESRELELRLKADKAGVAKNLILVRGEGNLIAQHEVEVEVIAPSLVVGMNGPKLRYLERQATYTVQVSNPGTAPAKNVELVAHLPRGLKFVSTNNAGQYDTQRHAVYWSLEQLPAKESGAVQLTTMPVEIGEQKIRVEGAADLNLTHSSEEIVTVEGLAELFFQVRDEADPIELGSDTVYAVEINNQGSVPATNVVVVALLPPELQPLGGEGPTRVLVEGQQVTFAPLQRLSPKGDAVYRIQVKGRVEGDHRIRVQVMSDQTRTPVTKEESTRVYSDR is encoded by the coding sequence ATGTCGAAATCCAAGAAACGTTTTTACACCCGCATTGCCATCGTGGCGGTGGTTCTGAGTCTGGGCACAGTCGCCCTGATTCAGTCAATTCGCAGCGGCTCAACCGCTACCGATAACCAAAGCGAATCCCAGCCGCGGACCGAAGCCGACCAGCCGCCCGCAGGCGAACTGGGAAAACAACAGGCCGCCGACAACACCGCGGTGGTCCGGGCCAACAACGACGACGATCCGTCAGCTCCGCCGACTTTGCCTCCCGCCGCCACGGCAGCTGCTTTGGCAGCGTCGCCGCCGCCTTCGCAGTACGGCGGTTCCTTTGCCTCGCAAGCCGGTTATGACAGCCCGGCCCAGGGCCCGGGGGCGTTCCAGCAAGTCGCTCACGAGGAGCCGATCGGCTCTGGACTGCGTCCTACGGAGGCGACGAACTCCTTCCAGCCCACACCCGCCGGCCATGACGAACCGGCGGATCCGTCCGCACCGCCCAGCGCTTATGCCCCGGCGTCTGCGGAACCGGGCCAGTTCTCGCCGCCTCCCTCGGCTTATGATCCGCGTGCGTTGCTGTCGCCCGCTGACCAGCCGACACCGAACGAACCGACGCCCGCCCAGGAATCCAATCCGGGCGACTATACACCACCCAGCGCGCAGCCGAACACTGCTCTACCGAACACTGCTTTGCCGGCCGACGCGAATCCGTACGCCGCCCCGCAAAACGCTTATGCGGCCCCGCAGGAAGCAGACGCTCCTGGCTATCCGGACGAAAGCTATCCGTCCAGCGGAAATCCGGCCAACACCCAGTCCGCGCCCGGAACGCAGCCGGAATTTGGCGGTTTCCAGCAGCCGGCCGCTTACCCTGCCGAAAGCCCTAGCGAATCCACTTACGCCGCTATCGCCGCCGGGGCCGGAGCTCCTGCGTCCTTGCCGCCGTCGACTTTGAGCCAGGCTCCTTTGCAGCCCGCTGCTTCCGGCGCCACCGGCAACGGTTCGCCCGGTCCACAGGATCTGGAAGGCGTGCAAACGCCCGCTCTCTCTATCATCAAATCGGCTCCGCCTGAAATCCAGGTGAACAAGCCGGCTACGTTTACGATTCGCGTACAGAATACGGGCCGCGTGCCGGCCCAGGACGTGACCGTTCGCGACCAGATTCCCGCCGGCGTTCGCTACCTGGATTCGACTCCCCAGTCGGCCCGCGACGCCCAGGGCGCGCTGGTCTGGAAGCTGGGCACGATCGAACCGGGCGAAGAGTCCTCGATTACGCTTCGCGTTCTGCCGTTGGCCGAAGGAGAGATTGGCAGCACCGCCGATGTCACCTTTGCCGCCCAGGCGACGATGCGAACGATCTGCACCAAACCGATGCTGACCGTCAAGCAGTCGGCCCCTCGCCAGGTTTTGATCGGCCAGGAGGCTGCCTTCTCGATCGTCATCAGCAACCCGGGGACGGGTTCCGCGACCGGCATTATTCTCGAGGAAGACGTGCCGGAACAATTCAACCATCCCGCCGGCCGCGAGCTGGAACACACCATCGGCGAACTCAAGCCGGGGGAAAGCCGCGAGCTGGAACTGCGACTCAAAGCCGACAAGGCGGGCGTCGCCAAGAACCTGATCCTGGTGCGGGGCGAAGGGAATCTGATCGCCCAGCACGAGGTCGAAGTGGAAGTGATCGCCCCCAGCCTGGTCGTCGGCATGAACGGCCCCAAGCTGCGATACCTGGAACGCCAGGCAACCTACACCGTCCAGGTCAGCAACCCGGGCACCGCCCCGGCCAAAAATGTCGAGCTGGTGGCCCATCTGCCCCGCGGGTTGAAGTTTGTTTCAACCAACAACGCGGGCCAGTACGACACCCAGCGGCACGCCGTGTACTGGAGCCTGGAGCAGTTGCCTGCCAAGGAATCGGGCGCCGTGCAGTTGACCACCATGCCGGTGGAAATCGGAGAACAAAAGATCCGCGTCGAAGGCGCCGCCGATCTGAACCTGACGCATAGCTCTGAAGAGATCGTGACGGTCGAAGGTCTGGCGGAACTGTTCTTCCAGGTTCGCGACGAAGCCGATCCGATCGAGCTCGGCAGCGATACCGTCTATGCGGTCGAAATCAATAACCAGGGTTCGGTGCCGGCCACCAATGTGGTCGTTGTCGCTCTCCTGCCCCCGGAACTTCAGCCGCTGGGCGGCGAAGGACCGACGCGGGTTCTGGTCGAAGGCCAGCAAGTGACCTTTGCTCCCCTGCAGCGACTGTCGCCCAAGGGGGACGCCGTCTACCGCATCCAGGTCAAAGGCCGGGTCGAAGGCGACCACCGGATCCGGGTGCAGGTGATGAGCGATCAGACGCGTACGCCGGTCACCAAAGAAGAAAGCACCCGTGTGTACTCCGATCGTTAA
- a CDS encoding alpha/beta fold hydrolase: MLVDLVSAKASDGLRLDGAILDPHPTVDAPALALDAVLCLPGVGGNFYSSTLQESLTPMLRGLGLSVLWANTRGHDGLNTAISTGRRKRQGAAYEIVDECRLDIHAWLDFLQQRGLARVLLLGHSLGAIKAVYAAAHEPHPAMAGLVAASPPRLSYAEFCRSVQRDAFLATISEAESCLEEGRPLTLLEGQVPFPLLISAQAYLDKYGPAERYNLLRFAGGLSVPTLFTYGEVELNQHPFAGLPDALAALSPANEPFAIETIAAADHFYTNRRDALGESISQWLQRFAE, from the coding sequence ATGCTGGTTGATCTGGTCTCCGCCAAGGCGTCTGACGGACTGCGACTGGATGGAGCAATTCTGGATCCGCATCCCACGGTCGATGCGCCGGCGCTCGCCCTCGACGCCGTCCTTTGTTTACCAGGCGTGGGCGGGAACTTTTATTCCTCCACCCTGCAGGAAAGCCTGACTCCCATGCTGCGCGGCCTGGGACTGTCAGTTCTCTGGGCCAACACCCGCGGTCACGATGGCTTGAATACGGCCATCAGCACCGGCCGGCGGAAGCGGCAGGGAGCCGCTTATGAGATTGTGGACGAGTGCCGCCTGGACATCCATGCCTGGCTGGACTTCCTGCAGCAGCGAGGCTTGGCCCGTGTATTACTGCTAGGTCACAGCCTGGGGGCGATCAAAGCAGTTTACGCCGCCGCGCACGAACCCCACCCGGCGATGGCGGGACTGGTCGCTGCTTCCCCGCCGCGATTGTCGTACGCCGAATTTTGCCGTAGCGTACAACGGGACGCTTTTTTAGCGACGATCAGCGAGGCGGAAAGCTGCCTGGAGGAAGGACGCCCTTTGACGTTACTGGAAGGGCAGGTGCCCTTCCCGCTGCTGATTTCCGCCCAGGCCTATCTCGACAAGTACGGCCCGGCGGAACGCTACAACCTGCTCCGCTTTGCCGGCGGCCTGTCCGTGCCCACGCTGTTTACCTATGGCGAGGTGGAATTGAACCAGCATCCGTTCGCCGGCCTGCCCGATGCATTGGCCGCGCTGTCGCCGGCAAACGAACCGTTCGCAATCGAAACGATCGCCGCGGCCGACCATTTCTATACCAACCGCCGCGACGCGCTGGGCGAAAGCATTTCCCAATGGCTCCAGCGTTTCGCCGAATAG
- a CDS encoding SGNH/GDSL hydrolase family protein translates to MKSLIAFQAMRAAPVWIAVPAFSRPAMDSDMRLRRLMSTLPLLLVLPACGFFVAPVHAAEPAVVTPTIAAGQRVYSIGHSFHMFVPALLDEMAQAAEIPEHRQVGASAIGGSRVIQHWELADDKFRSKALLTAGEVDVLTMAPIFLPDEGIENFASLAVKHNPHIRITLQEFWLPFDAAPPESRRLARKKVDHNAITLEELRKRHAPYFEAMDQKVKQLNEQFGRTVVYAAPVGQAVLKLREKILAGEAPGLAEQDDLFKDDIGHPHAALKALVAYVHFGVTYRRSPVGLPSPAILAKAPASQVKLLQELAWEAVCEHPLSGVQAE, encoded by the coding sequence GTGAAGTCGTTGATCGCTTTCCAGGCGATGCGAGCTGCTCCTGTTTGGATTGCCGTCCCCGCCTTTTCCCGCCCTGCCATGGATTCCGACATGCGACTGCGCCGTTTGATGTCGACCTTACCGTTGCTACTGGTCTTGCCGGCCTGCGGGTTCTTTGTGGCGCCGGTGCATGCGGCGGAACCGGCTGTGGTCACCCCGACGATTGCTGCAGGGCAGCGGGTGTATTCGATCGGACATAGCTTTCACATGTTTGTGCCGGCGTTGCTGGACGAGATGGCGCAAGCGGCAGAGATCCCCGAGCATCGCCAGGTCGGAGCTTCGGCAATTGGCGGGTCGCGCGTGATCCAGCACTGGGAACTGGCCGATGACAAGTTCCGCTCCAAAGCGCTGCTCACGGCCGGCGAAGTCGATGTTTTAACCATGGCGCCGATTTTCTTGCCCGATGAAGGCATTGAGAATTTCGCCAGTCTGGCGGTCAAGCACAACCCCCACATTCGCATCACGCTGCAGGAGTTCTGGCTGCCCTTCGATGCGGCTCCGCCCGAGTCACGGCGCCTGGCCCGGAAAAAGGTCGACCACAATGCGATCACCTTGGAAGAATTGCGGAAACGCCACGCTCCCTATTTTGAAGCGATGGACCAGAAGGTAAAGCAGCTGAACGAGCAGTTCGGCAGAACGGTCGTGTATGCGGCCCCGGTGGGTCAGGCCGTCCTGAAACTGCGAGAGAAGATCCTCGCCGGCGAGGCCCCCGGCCTGGCCGAGCAGGACGACCTGTTCAAAGATGATATTGGCCACCCCCATGCTGCGTTGAAAGCGCTGGTCGCTTATGTGCATTTTGGCGTCACCTATCGCCGCAGTCCTGTCGGGCTGCCGTCGCCGGCGATACTCGCCAAAGCTCCCGCCAGCCAGGTCAAACTGCTGCAGGAACTGGCCTGGGAGGCGGTCTGTGAACATCCGCTCAGCGGCGTCCAGGCCGAGTAG